The DNA region AATTACTTTTATTAGCAGCGATGGGTGATGAGCCAATCAAAATTTTTATCAATAGCCAAGGCGGACATGTTGAAGCAGGAGACACGATCCATGATATGATCAAGTTTGTCAAACCAGAAGTGATCGTTGTTGGTACCGGCTGGGTAGCAAGTGCGGGTATTACGATTTATTTGGCTGCTGAAGCTAAAAATAGATACAGCTTGCCAAATACTCGTTACATGATCCATCAACCAGCTGGCGGTGTTCAAGGCCAAAGTACTGAGATTCAGATCGAGGCCAAAGAAATCATCCGTATGCGTGAGCGTGTAAACCGTTTGATTGCTGCAGCAACTGGTCAAACGTATGAAAAAATCGCAAAAGATACAGACCGTAATTTCTGGATGTCTGCTGAAGAAGCAAAAGATTATGGAATGGTATCTAAGATCATCGATACAAGCGATGAAATCCAGTAAAATAAGAACGAACTGCAAGTACAAGTGACTTGCAGTTTTTTTATCAAAATGATTAGAAAAAAGCTGTTTTGAAAGATTCTCCTTGTCATCACCCTATGAAAAAGTGTAAAATTAGGTGATCATCAAAAGAAAGTAGGAAAGAATTTGAAACCCAATTTA from Enterococcus sp. 9D6_DIV0238 includes:
- a CDS encoding ATP-dependent Clp protease proteolytic subunit, with amino-acid sequence MNYLDENEETEEKQQPNAFMKKLFEERTILIYGEINQDLAREVTSQLLLLAAMGDEPIKIFINSQGGHVEAGDTIHDMIKFVKPEVIVVGTGWVASAGITIYLAAEAKNRYSLPNTRYMIHQPAGGVQGQSTEIQIEAKEIIRMRERVNRLIAAATGQTYEKIAKDTDRNFWMSAEEAKDYGMVSKIIDTSDEIQ